One part of the Microlunatus elymi genome encodes these proteins:
- a CDS encoding IMP cyclohydrolase has product MAADDLAAVLADRPYPGRVVIVARTPAGLACAYAATGRSEASRQRRIRLTDDGDLRVEPTVGDADDPLRHYRAVRRTDRFFVFSNGTQTDPVADRLAAGEPAAVALEDLEYEGDPPIFTPRITAVVSDDDQVWLGAAHRGSADRASSDTSVTRVGALAAGEGMLLSTYRGPVADPITNTGPVPITSTAATHRELAEQLWAALDTERRVLAAGFVPGDHLADPVLLNAADSAG; this is encoded by the coding sequence ATGGCAGCCGATGATCTTGCTGCGGTGCTGGCCGATCGCCCGTACCCCGGGCGAGTGGTGATCGTTGCTCGGACCCCAGCCGGGCTGGCGTGTGCGTACGCCGCCACCGGCCGGAGCGAAGCGTCTCGGCAGCGCCGGATCCGGCTGACGGACGACGGCGATCTGAGAGTGGAGCCGACCGTCGGCGACGCCGACGATCCGCTGCGGCACTACCGGGCCGTCCGCCGTACCGACCGGTTCTTCGTCTTCAGCAACGGAACCCAGACCGATCCGGTGGCCGACCGGCTGGCCGCCGGTGAACCGGCCGCAGTCGCGCTGGAGGACCTGGAGTACGAGGGCGACCCGCCGATCTTCACCCCGCGCATCACCGCCGTCGTGTCCGACGACGATCAGGTCTGGCTCGGCGCGGCCCACCGTGGCTCGGCAGATCGAGCATCCTCCGACACCAGCGTGACCCGAGTCGGGGCGCTGGCGGCCGGTGAGGGCATGTTGCTGTCCACCTATCGCGGTCCGGTCGCGGACCCGATCACCAACACCGGCCCGGTGCCGATCACCAGCACTGCCGCCACCCACCGCGAACTGGCCGAACAGCTGTGGGCTGCGCTCGACACCGAACGCCGGGTGCTGGCTGCCGGCTTCGTCCCCGGTGATCATCTGGCCGATCCGGTGTTGCTCAACGCCGCGGACAGCGCAGGCTGA
- a CDS encoding epoxide hydrolase family protein: MTTPAIEPFRIDIPAADVADLRARLAAVRWPDELEDAGWSYGIPARRLRPLVERWRTGFDWQQQQADLNRLDQFVTEIDGRRLHFNHLRSPRPDAMPLVLVHGWPFADFRSLIEPLTEPASSDDVPGLPFDLVIPTLPGFGFSGPTHRAGESDTSRSAELIKELMARLGYQAYGVHGGDAGGFVATQLGRIDAEHVVGVHLNGPITIPSPGEDASGFDERDRRMLASLQDWSRRDTSSYAAVHSTRPQTLAYALNDSPVGQLAWVADVVNSYAHEPIDDDALLTQVSIGWFTGTIGSSFLLYKESGQWGAQSERSGVPTAVAIFPGDSTIRAIAERRHNLVRWTIHDRGGHFPALEAPDLLIKDLREFFGGLR; this comes from the coding sequence ATGACCACTCCGGCGATCGAACCCTTCCGCATCGACATCCCCGCCGCCGACGTTGCCGACCTGCGGGCCAGGCTGGCCGCGGTCCGCTGGCCGGATGAACTGGAGGACGCCGGCTGGTCGTACGGGATTCCGGCGCGTCGTCTGCGGCCGTTGGTGGAGCGTTGGCGGACCGGCTTCGACTGGCAGCAACAGCAGGCCGACCTGAACCGCCTCGATCAGTTCGTCACCGAGATCGACGGCCGGCGACTGCACTTCAATCACCTTCGGTCGCCGCGTCCCGACGCAATGCCGCTGGTGCTGGTGCACGGCTGGCCGTTCGCCGACTTCCGATCGCTGATCGAGCCACTCACCGAGCCGGCGTCATCCGACGACGTCCCGGGTCTGCCGTTCGACCTGGTGATCCCGACGCTGCCGGGCTTCGGATTCTCCGGGCCGACCCACAGGGCCGGAGAATCCGACACCAGCCGCTCCGCGGAGTTGATCAAGGAACTGATGGCCCGCCTGGGATATCAGGCCTACGGCGTGCACGGCGGAGACGCCGGTGGCTTCGTCGCGACCCAACTCGGCCGGATCGACGCCGAACACGTCGTCGGCGTGCATCTGAACGGCCCGATCACCATCCCGTCGCCGGGCGAGGACGCCAGCGGCTTCGACGAACGTGACCGCAGAATGCTGGCGAGCCTGCAGGACTGGAGCCGACGCGACACCAGCTCGTACGCGGCCGTTCACAGCACCCGGCCGCAGACCCTCGCCTACGCGCTGAACGATTCGCCGGTCGGGCAGCTGGCCTGGGTCGCCGACGTCGTCAACAGCTACGCCCACGAGCCCATTGACGACGACGCCCTGCTGACCCAGGTCAGCATCGGCTGGTTCACCGGCACCATCGGCTCATCCTTCTTGCTGTACAAGGAATCCGGCCAGTGGGGCGCGCAGTCCGAACGCTCCGGCGTGCCGACGGCCGTCGCGATCTTCCCCGGCGACAGCACCATCCGCGCCATCGCCGAACGCCGGCACAACCTTGTCCGGTGGACCATCCACGACCGCGGCGGGCACTTTCC